One genomic segment of Bacteroidota bacterium includes these proteins:
- a CDS encoding methionine adenosyltransferase, with translation MSYLFTSESVSEGHPDKVADQISDAIIDAFLTHDSNAKVACETFVTTGLVVIGGEIKCNETAKAKVDVQKIARDVIAKIGYTKSEYQFDAVSCGVINVLHEQSSDINQGVERSKDEEQGAGDQGMMFGYACRETDNYMPLPLELSHLLLKELAAIRREGKKMKYLRPDAKSQVTIQYSDKGKPEKIETIVLSTQHDDFDSEANMQAKIKDDVINILIPRIKKLVPGRVRKLFGEEIKYHVNPTGKFVIGGPHGDTGLTGRKIIVDTYGGRGAHGGGAFSGKDSSKVDRSAAYATRHIAKNLVAAGVADEVLVQVAYAIGVAQPVGLYVNTYDTCKVRNAEGKKLTDGEIAARVAKLVDMRPSAIVKRFGLKNPIYANTAAYGHMGRTPETIQVNGKNYDTFGWEKLDLVDSFKKEFAVVEKEVMA, from the coding sequence ATGTCATACTTATTTACTTCAGAGTCGGTATCAGAAGGGCACCCGGATAAAGTTGCCGATCAAATTTCAGATGCAATTATTGATGCGTTTTTAACGCACGATTCGAATGCGAAAGTAGCATGCGAAACTTTTGTTACAACCGGATTGGTAGTTATTGGCGGAGAAATAAAATGTAATGAAACAGCTAAAGCTAAAGTAGATGTTCAAAAAATTGCGCGCGATGTAATTGCTAAAATTGGCTATACAAAATCTGAATACCAATTTGATGCAGTTTCTTGTGGTGTTATAAATGTGTTGCATGAGCAATCTTCTGATATTAATCAAGGTGTTGAGCGTTCAAAGGATGAAGAGCAAGGGGCTGGAGATCAAGGCATGATGTTTGGTTATGCATGTCGTGAAACAGACAACTACATGCCATTGCCATTGGAGTTGTCTCACTTATTATTAAAAGAATTAGCTGCAATAAGAAGAGAAGGAAAAAAAATGAAGTATTTGCGCCCAGATGCAAAATCGCAAGTAACAATTCAATATTCTGATAAAGGTAAACCTGAAAAGATTGAAACTATTGTCCTTTCTACTCAGCATGACGACTTTGATTCGGAAGCTAACATGCAAGCAAAAATTAAGGACGATGTTATAAATATTTTAATTCCTCGTATTAAAAAATTAGTACCGGGCAGAGTTAGAAAATTATTTGGCGAAGAAATAAAATACCATGTAAATCCAACAGGTAAGTTTGTGATTGGTGGGCCTCATGGCGATACCGGATTGACAGGTCGTAAGATTATTGTAGATACGTATGGTGGTCGTGGTGCACATGGAGGAGGAGCTTTCTCTGGAAAAGATTCATCTAAAGTAGATAGATCTGCTGCGTATGCAACTAGACACATCGCAAAGAATTTAGTGGCTGCAGGCGTTGCTGACGAAGTATTGGTGCAAGTAGCATACGCAATTGGCGTTGCACAACCGGTAGGTTTGTATGTAAATACCTACGATACATGTAAAGTAAGAAATGCAGAAGGTAAAAAATTAACTGATGGAGAAATTGCTGCACGTGTAGCAAAATTAGTAGATATGCGTCCGAGTGCTATTGTAAAAAGATTTGGTTTGAAAAATCCAATTTACGCAAACACCGCAGCATATGGTCATATGGGCCGTACTCCTGAAACTATACAAGTAAACGGTAAAAACTACGATACATTTGGTTGGGAAAAATTAGACTTAGTAGATTCTTTCAAAAAAGAATTTGCTGTGGTAGAGAAGGAAGTAATGGCGTAA